One segment of Pseudomonas sp. FP2196 DNA contains the following:
- a CDS encoding ABC transporter permease, protein MNWEVIIKWLPKLAQGATLTLELVAIAVIAGLLLAIPLGIARSSKLWYVRALPYAYIFFFRGTPLLVQLFLVYYGLAQFDAVRNSSMWPYLRDPFWCATATMTLHTAAYIAEILRGAIQAIPPGEIEAARALGMSKPKAMFYIILPRAARIGLPAYSNEVILMLKASALASTVTLLELTGMARTIIARTYLPVEIFFAAGVFYLLMSYVLVRGFKLLERWLRVDACQGR, encoded by the coding sequence ATGAATTGGGAAGTCATCATCAAGTGGCTGCCGAAACTGGCGCAGGGCGCGACCCTGACCCTGGAACTGGTGGCCATCGCCGTGATCGCCGGGTTGCTGCTGGCGATTCCGCTAGGCATCGCCCGCTCTTCGAAGCTGTGGTACGTGCGTGCTTTGCCCTACGCCTACATCTTCTTTTTCCGTGGCACGCCGTTACTGGTTCAGTTGTTTCTGGTCTACTACGGCCTCGCGCAGTTCGACGCTGTGCGCAACAGCTCGATGTGGCCGTACCTGCGCGATCCGTTCTGGTGCGCCACTGCGACGATGACCCTGCACACTGCGGCGTACATTGCCGAGATCCTGCGCGGTGCGATCCAGGCGATTCCACCGGGCGAGATCGAAGCAGCACGCGCCCTGGGCATGTCCAAACCCAAAGCGATGTTCTACATCATCCTGCCGCGTGCGGCACGCATCGGCCTGCCGGCCTACAGCAATGAAGTGATCCTGATGCTCAAGGCCAGCGCCTTGGCCAGCACCGTGACCCTGTTGGAACTGACCGGCATGGCGCGCACGATCATTGCCCGCACCTATCTGCCGGTGGAGATCTTCTTCGCCGCAGGCGTGTTCTATTTGCTGATGTCCTACGTGCTGGTGCGCGGCTTCAAGCTGCTGGAGCGCTGGCTGCGCGTCGATGCCTGCCAAGGGCGCTGA
- a CDS encoding ABC transporter permease, whose product MIIDLYGFGPALAAGALMTVKLALSALCLGLVLGLLGALAKTSPYKPLQWLGGFYSTLVRGIPELLWVLLIYFGTVNLMRALGEFFGNPDLELSAFAAGVIALGLCFGAYATEVFRGAILAIPKGHREAGVALGLSKWRIFTKLIMPQMWRIALPGLGNLFMILMKDTALVSVIGLEEIMRHAQIGVTVSKQPFTFYMVAALMYLGLTVLAMTGMHFLEKRAARGFARSAQ is encoded by the coding sequence ATGATTATCGACCTCTACGGATTCGGCCCGGCGCTCGCCGCCGGCGCGCTGATGACCGTCAAACTGGCACTCTCGGCCCTGTGCCTGGGGCTGGTGCTCGGTCTGCTCGGCGCTTTGGCCAAGACTTCCCCGTACAAGCCGCTGCAATGGCTTGGCGGCTTTTATTCAACGCTGGTGCGCGGTATCCCGGAATTGCTCTGGGTGCTGTTGATCTACTTCGGTACGGTCAACCTGATGCGCGCGCTCGGTGAGTTTTTCGGCAATCCCGATCTGGAACTCAGCGCCTTCGCCGCCGGCGTCATTGCGCTGGGTCTGTGCTTCGGCGCCTACGCCACCGAGGTGTTTCGTGGCGCGATCCTGGCCATTCCCAAAGGTCACCGTGAGGCCGGCGTGGCCTTGGGCCTGTCGAAATGGCGGATCTTCACCAAACTGATCATGCCGCAGATGTGGCGCATTGCCCTGCCGGGCCTTGGCAACCTGTTCATGATCCTGATGAAAGACACCGCACTGGTGTCGGTAATCGGCCTGGAAGAAATCATGCGTCACGCGCAGATCGGCGTGACGGTATCGAAACAGCCGTTCACCTTCTATATGGTCGCCGCGCTTATGTACCTCGGCCTGACCGTGCTGGCGATGACCGGCATGCACTTCCTGGAAAAACGCGCCGCTCGCGGCTTCGCGAGGAGCGCTCAATGA
- a CDS encoding ABC transporter substrate-binding protein — MQNFKKVFLAAAVTLAFSAGAMAETLKMGIEAAYPPFNNKDASGNVVGFDKDIGDALCAKMKVECTVVTSDWDGIIPALNAKKFDFLISSMSITDERKGAVDFTDPYYSNKLQFIAPKDKEFKTDKDSLKGKVIGAQRATLAGTFMEDNMPDVEVKLYDTQENAYLDLTSGRLDGILADKYVNYEWLKSDAGKAYEFKGDPVEESDKIGIAVRKGDPIRAKLNAALKEIVADGTYKKINDKYFPFSIY; from the coding sequence ATGCAGAATTTTAAAAAGGTCTTCCTGGCCGCCGCCGTCACCCTGGCGTTCAGCGCCGGTGCCATGGCCGAAACCCTGAAGATGGGCATCGAAGCGGCTTACCCGCCGTTCAACAATAAAGACGCCAGTGGCAACGTGGTCGGCTTCGACAAAGACATCGGCGACGCTCTGTGCGCGAAGATGAAAGTCGAATGCACCGTGGTTACGTCCGACTGGGACGGCATCATCCCGGCCCTGAACGCCAAGAAGTTCGACTTCCTGATCTCGTCGATGTCGATCACCGACGAGCGCAAGGGCGCGGTGGACTTCACCGACCCGTACTACTCGAACAAGCTGCAATTCATCGCGCCAAAAGACAAAGAGTTCAAGACCGACAAGGACTCCCTCAAAGGCAAAGTGATCGGCGCCCAGCGCGCAACCCTGGCCGGCACCTTCATGGAAGACAACATGCCGGACGTCGAAGTGAAACTCTACGACACCCAGGAAAACGCTTACCTTGATCTGACTTCCGGGCGTCTGGACGGCATCCTCGCTGACAAATACGTCAACTACGAGTGGCTGAAAAGCGACGCCGGCAAAGCCTATGAATTCAAGGGCGACCCGGTAGAAGAAAGCGACAAGATCGGTATCGCCGTACGCAAAGGCGACCCGATCCGCGCGAAGCTGAACGCTGCGCTGAAGGAAATCGTCGCTGACGGTACCTACAAAAAGATCAACGACAAGTACTTCCCGTTCAGCATCTACTGA
- a CDS encoding ABC transporter ATP-binding protein: MAEATPALEIRNLHKRYGQLEVLKGISLTARDGDVISILGSSGSGKSTFLRCINLLENPHQGQILVAGEELKLKAAKNGELVAADGKQINRLRSEIGFVFQNFNLWPHMSVLDNIIEAPRRVLGQSKAEAIEVAEALLAKVGIADKRHAYPAQLSGGQQQRAAIARTLAMQPKVILFDEPTSALDPEMVQEVLSVIRALAEEGRTMLLVTHEMGFARQVSSEVVFLHQGLVEEQGSPQQVFENPLSARCKQFMSSNR; the protein is encoded by the coding sequence ATGGCTGAGGCCACGCCCGCGCTTGAAATCCGCAACTTGCACAAACGCTACGGACAGCTTGAGGTGCTCAAAGGCATATCGCTGACCGCCCGCGACGGCGATGTGATCTCGATCCTCGGTTCCTCCGGTTCCGGCAAGTCCACGTTCCTGCGCTGCATCAACCTGTTGGAAAACCCGCACCAGGGCCAGATCCTGGTCGCCGGCGAAGAACTCAAACTGAAAGCCGCCAAAAATGGCGAACTGGTTGCCGCCGACGGCAAGCAGATCAACCGCCTGCGCTCCGAGATTGGTTTTGTGTTTCAAAACTTTAATCTGTGGCCGCACATGAGCGTGCTCGACAACATCATCGAAGCCCCGCGCCGCGTGCTCGGCCAGAGCAAGGCCGAAGCCATCGAAGTCGCCGAAGCGCTGCTGGCCAAGGTCGGCATCGCTGACAAGCGCCATGCCTACCCGGCGCAATTGTCCGGTGGTCAGCAACAACGCGCGGCCATCGCCCGCACGCTGGCGATGCAACCGAAGGTGATTCTGTTCGACGAGCCCACCTCCGCCCTTGACCCGGAAATGGTTCAGGAAGTACTTAGTGTCATCCGCGCATTGGCCGAAGAAGGCCGTACCATGCTGCTCGTGACCCACGAAATGGGCTTCGCCCGTCAGGTCTCCAGCGAAGTGGTGTTCCTTCACCAGGGCCTGGTAGAGGAGCAAGGATCGCCACAGCAGGTGTTCGAAAACCCGCTTTCGGCGCGCTGCAAACAATTCATGTCCAGCAACCGCTAA
- the gabP gene encoding GABA permease, whose translation MSSTPSSNGLEQGLKPRHVTMLSIAGVIGAGLFVGSGHAIAAAGPAVLLAYAAAGTLVVLVMRMLGEMAVASPDTGSFSTYADRAIGHWAGFTIGWLYWWFWVLVIPLEANAAATILHAWFPDVGIWAFALIITMLLTVTNLFSVKNYGEFEFWFALIKVLAIIGFIILGLAAIFGYLPNSQVSGVSHLFDTQGFLPNGMGAVLGAILTTMFSFMGTEIVTIAAAESKNPGKQISKATNSVIWRIGLFYLVSIFIVVALVPWNDPTLANLGSYQTVLERMGIPNAKMIVDIVVLVAVTSCLNSALYTSSRMLFSLGKRGDAPAMSTRVNKSGTPYWAVMLSTGAAFLCTFANYVAPAAVFEFLLASSGAIALLVYLVIAFSQLRMRKQRMARGEKIVFSMWLFPGLTYAVIIFIVAALTIMLFQEAHRVEILATGLLSLMVVAAGLLVARRRKLEKRGAVVLN comes from the coding sequence ATGAGCAGTACCCCAAGCTCCAATGGCCTCGAACAGGGGCTCAAACCGCGTCATGTGACCATGCTGTCGATCGCCGGTGTTATCGGCGCAGGTCTGTTCGTTGGCTCCGGCCACGCCATCGCTGCCGCCGGCCCTGCCGTGCTGTTGGCTTATGCGGCCGCCGGTACCCTAGTGGTCTTGGTCATGCGCATGCTCGGCGAAATGGCGGTTGCCTCGCCGGACACTGGCTCGTTCTCGACTTACGCCGACCGTGCCATCGGCCATTGGGCCGGCTTCACCATCGGCTGGCTGTACTGGTGGTTCTGGGTATTGGTAATTCCGCTGGAAGCCAACGCCGCCGCGACCATCCTGCACGCGTGGTTCCCTGATGTGGGCATCTGGGCGTTTGCTCTGATCATCACTATGTTGCTGACCGTGACCAACCTGTTCAGCGTAAAGAATTACGGCGAGTTCGAATTCTGGTTCGCCCTGATCAAAGTGCTGGCGATCATCGGCTTCATCATTCTCGGTCTGGCGGCTATCTTCGGTTACCTGCCAAACAGCCAGGTCAGCGGTGTTTCGCACCTGTTCGATACCCAAGGCTTCCTGCCAAACGGCATGGGCGCGGTGTTGGGCGCGATCCTGACCACCATGTTCTCGTTCATGGGTACCGAGATCGTGACCATCGCGGCCGCGGAATCGAAGAACCCGGGCAAGCAAATCTCCAAGGCCACCAATTCGGTTATCTGGCGGATCGGCCTGTTCTACCTCGTGTCGATCTTCATCGTTGTGGCCCTGGTGCCATGGAACGATCCGACCCTGGCCAATCTCGGTTCCTACCAGACTGTGCTTGAGCGGATGGGTATCCCGAACGCGAAAATGATCGTCGACATCGTGGTGCTGGTCGCTGTAACCAGTTGCCTGAACTCGGCGCTCTACACTTCGTCGCGCATGCTGTTTTCTCTTGGGAAACGCGGTGACGCCCCAGCCATGTCGACTCGGGTCAATAAAAGCGGTACGCCTTACTGGGCGGTAATGCTGTCCACTGGCGCAGCGTTCCTCTGCACCTTCGCCAACTACGTGGCGCCGGCTGCGGTGTTCGAATTCCTGCTGGCCAGCTCCGGCGCCATCGCGCTGCTGGTGTACCTGGTGATCGCGTTCTCGCAACTGCGCATGCGTAAACAGCGCATGGCGCGCGGCGAGAAAATCGTCTTCAGCATGTGGCTGTTCCCGGGCCTGACTTACGCGGTGATCATCTTCATCGTTGCAGCCTTGACCATCATGCTGTTCCAGGAAGCGCACCGCGTTGAAATCCTCGCGACCGGCCTGTTGAGCCTGATGGTTGTGGCTGCCGGCCTGCTGGTGGCACGCCGTCGCAAGCTGGAAAAGCGTGGTGCGGTGGTGCTTAACTGA
- a CDS encoding alpha/beta fold hydrolase, whose product MSFQDTPELADVQQTSSSAAQLQGEPFKETAADGFVLGGFTWRHALPDVQRPAVIINAATSVRCRHYSRFAAYLFANGFDVITYDYRGIGESRPGSMKGLHASWTDWGALDFEAMLKRAQREFPGQPIDVVGHSFGGCAAGLGESGKVIRRLVTVGAQFAYWRDYAPEQRWRMFGKWHVLMPLLTLICGYFPGKRLGWLEDTPAGVVRDWSTPAPRYERRPSGRAIQAKTGRLPFANVRAKILAISISDDPYGTIPAIERLLNYFSNASKTHLRIEPQDIGEQQVGHFAFFRSAYQATLWPIALTWLQTGELAPDTPGRQVPCS is encoded by the coding sequence ATGAGTTTTCAGGACACGCCCGAATTGGCAGATGTGCAGCAAACGTCGTCATCGGCAGCGCAGTTACAAGGTGAACCCTTCAAGGAAACAGCCGCCGACGGTTTTGTCCTTGGCGGTTTCACCTGGCGGCATGCCCTGCCCGATGTCCAGCGCCCGGCGGTGATCATCAACGCAGCCACGTCAGTACGCTGTCGTCATTACTCGCGGTTCGCCGCTTATCTGTTTGCCAATGGCTTCGATGTCATCACTTACGACTACCGTGGCATCGGCGAATCGCGTCCCGGCTCAATGAAAGGGTTGCACGCTTCGTGGACAGACTGGGGCGCACTGGATTTCGAAGCGATGCTCAAACGCGCGCAACGGGAATTTCCCGGTCAACCGATCGATGTGGTCGGGCATAGTTTTGGTGGCTGCGCGGCAGGCTTGGGCGAGTCAGGAAAGGTCATCCGACGGCTGGTAACCGTCGGCGCGCAGTTCGCCTATTGGCGCGATTACGCGCCTGAACAACGTTGGCGCATGTTCGGCAAATGGCATGTGCTGATGCCGTTGCTGACACTGATCTGCGGCTACTTCCCCGGTAAACGTCTCGGCTGGCTGGAAGACACGCCGGCCGGGGTCGTGCGTGACTGGAGCACGCCTGCACCGCGCTACGAACGACGTCCAAGCGGCCGGGCGATACAAGCAAAAACCGGCCGACTGCCCTTCGCCAACGTCCGCGCAAAAATCTTGGCCATCAGCATCAGCGACGATCCCTACGGCACCATCCCGGCCATCGAGCGCCTGCTCAATTACTTCAGCAACGCCTCAAAAACCCACCTGCGCATCGAGCCGCAGGACATTGGCGAACAACAAGTCGGACATTTCGCCTTTTTTCGCAGCGCATACCAAGCCACACTATGGCCCATCGCTCTGACCTGGCTGCAAACCGGCGAACTGGCCCCCGACACCCCCGGGCGGCAAGTACCGTGCAGCTGA
- a CDS encoding YceK/YidQ family lipoprotein has translation MKRILRIGSVVGLMLMLAGCGTMIGRLNGDSAEPYYKGVDGNLHLLGVRGGDGMPHAVICYIMIVCPLITVVSLPVDAAVDTVLLPVDYVNAL, from the coding sequence TTGAAAAGGATTTTGCGTATTGGCTCAGTGGTGGGCCTGATGTTGATGCTGGCCGGTTGTGGAACGATGATCGGGCGATTGAACGGTGACTCTGCAGAGCCTTACTACAAAGGTGTTGATGGCAACTTGCACTTGCTTGGCGTGAGAGGGGGAGACGGCATGCCCCATGCCGTCATCTGTTACATCATGATCGTCTGCCCGCTGATCACGGTGGTGTCCCTGCCGGTAGATGCTGCAGTGGACACGGTCTTGCTGCCAGTCGATTACGTCAACGCCCTCTGA
- a CDS encoding bacteriocin immunity protein, with translation MIALKSSLSEYTESEFLALIKEICSATGTEDYQDELLENFIEVTGNAVASDWIYYPENGEDDSPEGILQTVKDWRAAQGLPGFKSA, from the coding sequence ATGATCGCACTCAAAAGCAGCCTTTCCGAATACACGGAGAGCGAATTTCTCGCACTGATCAAAGAAATCTGCAGCGCCACTGGCACCGAAGACTATCAGGACGAGTTGCTGGAAAACTTCATCGAAGTAACTGGTAACGCTGTCGCCTCTGACTGGATTTACTACCCAGAGAACGGCGAGGACGACTCGCCTGAAGGCATTCTGCAAACAGTGAAGGACTGGCGAGCGGCGCAGGGTTTGCCAGGGTTCAAAAGCGCGTAA
- a CDS encoding S-type pyocin domain-containing protein has protein sequence MSGYVPNPPKGYRNSGTEPVDIHAQRWAEYKDLPTKSETKPASKGCVFAKSCDLADGVIDHKKPAGFIPVESLANYGEFSLLGGRKTDAAGNIQLKKISGSALPAALGTLLLGGAGAAAASCGGLCTAGVAGGAGVATGSAATGAAGGTGVLTAGVAAGTLAGIVALLWPSNLGDSSLYTEEQLQSLAKARTRVRLHVEEQADGTLKGYGYNTQKRSDWEMIPVVQFVQQGSQQVADFGDGVTLIWTPAVDPSSTSGIPPLEGAPQAPQIWIYPPTEQADSIIVSPIYPDQYKDFILVFPADSGVQPLYIVMNVRLNPGTVTGQGTDVTGIWLAGASVGLGSPVPTRIADQLRGKSFSSFDAFRKAFWIAVGSDSELASQFNDSNKARMLEGMAPRARAIDTVGKRRSFELHHGIPVSEGGEVYDVDNLSAMTPKHHIDTHRSPK, from the coding sequence ATGAGTGGATACGTCCCCAACCCACCGAAGGGTTACCGCAATAGCGGCACCGAGCCCGTCGATATACACGCCCAGCGCTGGGCTGAATACAAAGACCTCCCGACGAAGAGCGAGACGAAACCTGCCAGCAAAGGCTGTGTATTCGCCAAGAGCTGCGATCTCGCGGACGGTGTGATCGATCACAAAAAGCCTGCCGGATTTATCCCCGTCGAGAGCCTGGCCAACTACGGAGAGTTCTCCCTCCTCGGCGGTCGCAAGACTGATGCCGCGGGTAATATCCAGCTGAAAAAAATCAGCGGGAGTGCCTTACCCGCAGCCCTGGGAACTCTCCTTTTGGGTGGTGCTGGCGCCGCGGCTGCCTCTTGTGGCGGGCTGTGTACGGCTGGAGTTGCTGGGGGCGCGGGTGTTGCAACCGGCTCTGCTGCAACGGGGGCTGCTGGTGGTACCGGCGTTCTCACCGCCGGCGTGGCCGCTGGTACATTGGCGGGGATAGTCGCTCTATTGTGGCCGTCAAACCTTGGTGACAGTTCTCTCTACACCGAAGAACAGCTTCAGTCGCTGGCGAAGGCCCGTACACGCGTCCGCCTCCATGTTGAGGAGCAGGCCGACGGAACACTGAAGGGGTACGGATACAACACCCAGAAGCGCAGTGACTGGGAAATGATTCCTGTCGTGCAATTTGTCCAGCAAGGATCTCAGCAAGTAGCCGACTTCGGCGACGGCGTAACCCTCATCTGGACGCCGGCAGTTGATCCCTCAAGCACCTCCGGAATCCCGCCATTAGAGGGCGCACCTCAAGCGCCGCAGATTTGGATTTACCCGCCGACCGAACAGGCCGACAGCATCATCGTCAGCCCGATCTACCCTGACCAATACAAAGACTTCATTCTCGTATTCCCGGCTGATTCCGGTGTACAGCCCCTGTACATTGTGATGAATGTTCGTCTCAACCCAGGCACCGTTACTGGGCAGGGAACAGACGTGACAGGCATCTGGCTCGCCGGCGCCAGCGTCGGACTAGGGTCGCCCGTGCCGACGCGAATCGCAGATCAACTAAGGGGAAAGAGCTTCAGCAGCTTCGATGCTTTCAGAAAGGCATTCTGGATAGCGGTCGGGAGCGATTCGGAGCTCGCCAGTCAATTCAACGACAGCAATAAAGCCCGAATGCTTGAAGGTATGGCGCCTCGCGCCCGGGCGATTGATACCGTGGGCAAGCGCCGATCCTTTGAGCTTCACCACGGGATTCCTGTTTCTGAGGGTGGCGAGGTTTACGACGTCGACAATCTCAGCGCCATGACACCCAAACACCATATTGATACCCACCGGAGCCCGAAATGA
- a CDS encoding tail assembly protein: MAMATNLGKKTLILLGGSAGKLFGREHLYELSTGDVREAVKAVDVNHPGFVKYLANAKSKGLAFAVFRNRRNIGERDLKLGGAQEIRIVPVIAGSKRAGVLQTVIGVALIVIASFMTAGAAATAVMGAGIGTAAGGVIQMLSPQAAGLKQSAGPENSPSYAFGSAKNTTASGNPVPICIGHRRWGGMIISASIYAEDKA, encoded by the coding sequence ATGGCAATGGCAACTAATCTTGGCAAAAAGACGCTGATCCTGCTTGGAGGTAGCGCTGGGAAACTATTTGGTCGGGAACACCTGTATGAGCTCTCCACGGGTGACGTTCGCGAAGCGGTTAAGGCCGTCGACGTAAATCACCCTGGCTTTGTGAAGTACCTGGCGAACGCCAAGAGCAAAGGCTTGGCGTTCGCCGTTTTCCGTAATCGGAGAAACATTGGCGAGCGCGACTTGAAGCTGGGTGGGGCACAGGAGATTCGAATTGTTCCTGTAATAGCTGGTAGCAAGCGCGCCGGCGTTCTGCAGACAGTGATCGGAGTTGCGCTCATCGTCATAGCGTCGTTCATGACCGCTGGCGCTGCGGCGACTGCGGTCATGGGTGCGGGGATTGGCACAGCCGCCGGCGGCGTTATCCAGATGCTCAGCCCGCAGGCCGCTGGCCTAAAGCAAAGCGCCGGGCCTGAGAACTCTCCGTCCTACGCCTTCGGCAGCGCCAAGAACACCACGGCCAGCGGTAACCCGGTCCCGATCTGCATCGGACATCGTAGGTGGGGTGGAATGATCATCTCGGCCTCAATCTACGCCGAAGACAAGGCGTAA